The window AAGAACACATCTCACTGGTCTATCGGTATTAAAGGCGGTGTAAACTATTACCGCTTGTCTCCATTAGCTACAGCTGACACTGATTTTGATAGTTTTATCAACCAAGGTGGTTATGGCGGTAGCTTTTTTGTTGAATATGCTCCAACTCCATTTTATGGAATCGGTCTTGAAGCAAATTATTCTAATCTCAACAGAACTGTAGAGGGTGCAGATTATTTAGGTTATAACATTGATGCTATTCTTATGAGTTCTGTTAATCTTTCAAACCTTTTCGGACCTTATAGAACTGTCTCCGCAAGAAAAGTCAACTTCTTTTTAAATGCCGGATTAGGTGCATCTTATTACACTTTTCAAACTCCTGCAGATGCAGAATATGTTAAGGGAAAATTTTCTCCTATGGCAGCAGCGGGTATCGGTGTAGAATTTAACTTAGGTAAAGCATGGACTTTACTATGTGAGGGCCAATACAGATATTACGTTAAAAATGATTTAGGCGGCGTTGTAGCTTCAAAAGATGTAGATGCTTTAGCTGTTAATCTCGGTTTACGTTGGAAAATCGGCGGAAAGAAACATGATCATGTACGTAATATGATTCCAAGTGAATATTACCCGGTTCCTGTTCAAGAAATTATTATCGAAGATATTCAAAATGAAGAAATGATTGAAGAACGTTTCAAAACTTTAGAAGAAAAATATAATAATCTTGAAAACAAACACAACAATCTTAACAAAGAATATAACAACTTACAAAATCAAATAAATGAATTAGAAAAGAATGGTACAATAACCATTGCTCTTGAAAATGTTCATTTTGATTTTGATTCATCAGAACTTACTAAAGATTCTAAAACTTTGGTTCAACAAGTTGTAAATATTCTTAAAGATGCTCAATGGAATAAAATTACCATTGCAGGTTATGCAGATAACGTAGGCACAAAAGAAGTTAACGATAGAATTTCTTTAAAACGTGCTGAAACAGTAAAGAAATACATGGTTGATAACGGCATAGACGGAAATAAATTATCCATTGCCAGTTATGGTAAAGATAACCCTGTTGCAAATAACAATACTCAAGTCGGCAGAGCTCAAAACCGCCGTGTTGAATTTGTTATTTCAAAATAACTTTACTTTAGCTTTAACAAAAAAGCCTCTTGAGTTTTCAAGAGGCTTTTTTGTTTTATAAAATCGGTATTTGCAAAACCTAATCCTAATAAATTCTCTCTAAGTTTTTCATACTGTTAATAATCATTAAGGTTGGTCCCTGCTTGTTTTGAGGCATTTCCGACAACCTTTTTATCATGAATTTATCTGGTATAATTTAATTAACTGATTTCCTGAAAAATATTGAATAGAAGATTTTTGAAAAAAATTCAACAATTTCTCGCTTATAAATTTGACTTATATAAAATCTCTGTTAATTTTGCAATAACTTTATTCTTGTTTATCATTATACCAATTCTTGATTTAATTATCATGATATAACAAACGTAAAGATAACAACTTAAAAAATAATACTAACTAATATGAAAAAAATTCTAATGTTCGAAGATGATATTTTATTATCTGAAATGACAAAACTTAATCTTGAATTAATGGGTACTTATAGTATTCATTTAGCACATACAGGCAGGAAAAGTTTGGATAGAATATTAACTTTTCGACCGGATATTTGTTTAGTTGATATAAAACTTCCTGAGAAGAATGGTTATGACGTTGTTAAGGAAATGCGGGATAATAATATCAATATTCCTGTTATTTTTATATCCGCTCTTGTTGCTCCGGAAGATGCACTTATTGCATTTGACTTAGGTTGTGATGATTATATAAGAAAGCCTTTTGATGTATTTGAACTCATGGCAAGAATAAATGTAGCTTTAAGAATTTACCCAGAAGGTAAAAATATTCAACCGGGAAAAACAGTTAAAAATGCATTGATTTTTAATTTTCCAAGGGTAATTTTTAATTTTGTCAACAATACAATCGAAACAAATAATGTTACACATAGTTTATCCCCTTATGAAGGTGATATTCTTAGAATTTTAGTCAGCAATGTCGGTGAAATTGTTAGTTACGACGATTTGTTTTTAAGAACAGGCAAAGAACAAAACGAAAGAAATAGAAAAAGTTTTTATGTTGTTCTTAGCAATCTCAGAGCTAGATTTGAACCTCTACATTGTTTCAGTATAATTACATATAGGAAAAACGGTATTAAGATGGTTGTGTAAATTTATTAAAATCTAAAATTACAAAAACTTGATTAATCCCAATGGATTTCTAACAACATAAATTGTTATAAACATTGGGACCAATTTGCCTAAAATATAGAAATTCAATCTATTGCCTTTATCAGTTTTTCAATGATTTCATTATTTCCTGTTTTCCAGAATTTCCCTCACAACCTCTGCAGTAATATTTCTATTTTCTCCCAAAGCAATATTTTCTTCTGTAAAACGATTGACAATAATATTAATAACTTTATTATCAATTTTTGCTTCCTTAAGAGTTGTAGCAAGTCCTATCGACTTAAAAAAGTCTTCGGTTTTTCTTATTGCTAAAAGAACTCTTTCGTCATCGGAACCATCAGTAATATTAAAAATTCTTTCTGCATATTGAAGAATTTTTCCTTTTTTCTGTTCTTTCATAACATACATTGTACCCGGAAGAACAATTGCCAAAGATGCGCCGTGAGCAATTCCTGTTTGCGCTGTCAATTCATGACCAATCATATGTGTAGCCCAATCTTGTGTAACACCCATTCTGATAAAATCATTCAAAGCCATTGTTGCAGAAAACATAAAATCTGCCATGGTATCGTAATCATGCTGATTTTCTTTTATCTTCGGAGCGATTTCCAAAACAGTCAGTAAAATTCCTTCTGCCCATCTGTCCATTATTCTTGACTGCCCTGGCGTTGTGAGATACTGTTCAATTACATGAACATAAATATCCGCCAATCCGTTTGCTATCTGATTTAAGGGTAAAGAATATGTAGTTTCCGGATCTAATATTGAAAATTCCGGATATCCGCTTGAAAAAGCCAATTTCTCTTTTGTTTCATTACGTGAAATTACGGCGCCGTTGTTCATTTCGGAGCCGGTTGCCGGTAAAGTCATCACCGATGCAAATGGAATATATTCATTAGCTTTACCTTTTAAAACGATTTCCCAAGAATCTCCTGGATAAGGAATTCCCGCGGCAATCAATTTTGTACCATCCAATACAGAACCGCCACCAACGGCAAGAATAAAATCAATATTATTTTCTTTCCCTATAGTAATTGCCTTTCTCAATGTCTCCACAGAAGGGTTCGGTTCAATTCCCCAAAATTCAATATATTTATAGTCTTTCAACGCTGTCACAACCTGATCATAAACACCGTTTTTCTTTACGCTTCCACCACCATAGGTAATCATCAACTTTTTATCCATAGGAATCAAAGATGATAATTTGGAAATCTGACCTTTTCCAAAAACTAATTTAGTTGGATTTTGAAATATAAAATTCTTCATGGTTAATTTGGTTTTGTTTGTTTCTCACTAATTCCGCTTCAAAAACACTAAAGCACTACTCTATCATTACATTATTTAATCATATTCTCATCCAAACCGAACCGTTCATTTTCACGGCATTGTCCCTTCGGTTCAATGTGAACGACAATATCATAAATATTCTCCACAGATTGTTTAATATTATTTTCAATTTCTTCAGCTATGTCATGTGCTTGTTTCACAGTAATATTTCCATCAACCTCAACATCAAGAGCAATCATATAGAAATTTCCGATTTGTCTTGAGCGTACCCGATGAGGATTACTTGCACCTTTAACTTTATCAACAGCTTCGAAAATTTTATTATAGATGCCTTCATCCTTTACTCCATCCATCAATTCAACATTGGAGTCCATAAAAATTTTTATCGCCGACCTGATAATAAAAAGACTAATTATTAAACCCGTAATCGAATCTAAAATAGGTAAATTAAAAATAAAAGTAAATAGTAATCCTACTAACACGCTTAACGAAATGATCACATCATTACGCATATTAATTGCATTTGCCTGTAATAAAGGGCTATTAATTTTTTTACCTTTTTTATATTGATAAAGAGCGAGCGCCAGTTTTCCTATGATAGAAAAAATTGTTACATAAATTGCTATTATTCCCGGCATTTCCTTTGCTTCCGCCGAAAATGTACTTCGAATAGTGGTTATCAGCATTTGGATACCGGCATAAAAAATAACGAATGACAATACCTTTGTTGCTATACTTTCCGCTTTTTCATAGCCATAGGCATATTTTCTGCTTGGCGGTTTACTCATGATTTTTGCAGTAATAATCATAACAATAGATATTACAACATCTGTTGCAGAGTCAATACCGTCACTAATTACCGCCATACTTCCGGAAATAAAACCTATTATCAATTTTGCAAGAGATAATATACTGTTTCCTATTGTACTAATCCATGAAGTTTTCAATAAAACCTTATCATTTCTCTCCATCCTAATAAATATTACGCTTCATTTGTTTACTAAAAATTAAGACGTCAAAAGTACAAAAAAGTTCAGAATTAGTAATTACAAATCAAATAAATTCAGATTATATAATTCATCATCTAAGTATATTTACATTATAAATTCAAACTATTTTTACTATTTTCGTGTTAAAATTTAAATTATGGTTTACGAAGATTTTATTAAACGGGAGATAGACAGATTAGGATTGGCAATTAAAAATCTAATAGTTAAGATATTAAATTTAAGGAACGATCCTCCATTAGTATTTGAAGCGATCGATAAATTTGTAATTGATAATCTTGATATTAATATTAATGAAATAATTTCACTTACTAATGATAAATTTAAAGATTGGCTGAAATCCGAAAAACGGCTTAATAATAGTAATTTAGACCAATTTACGGAATTGTTGCTTGTTGTTGCTGAAAATTCGGATGAAACAAATGTAAGAAAAAGTTTATATGAGAAATGTTTGATAATATATGAATTTTTGAATAAAAATGAAGATGTTTATTCTTGGGAAAGACATTTGAAAGAGGAAGACGTTAATAATAAATTATCTGTTCTATAAATCCCGAATCAATTATAATATTTTGTATCTCCACATCAGAATATTACAATATTAACTAATCGTCACATAATTAAATTTCTTATCTTTGCAGGTTTTAAATTCATTAATAATGAAAGGATTATATACTGTCCTGTTGCTTGTTGCGTCAAATGTATTTATGACTTTTGCATGGTACGGACATCTTAAAATGAAGGAATTCTCTTGGTTCAATACTTTACCATTAATCGGTATAATTGCCATCAGTTGGGGCATTGCTTTTTTTGAATACTGTTTTCAAGTTCCGGCAAATAGAATTGGTTATGCCGGAAACGGAGGGCCGTTTTCACTACTTCAACTTAAAGTTATACAAGAGGTTATTACTCTTATTGTTTTTGTAATTTTCAGCACTTTACTTTTCAAGAATGAAACATTCAGGCTTAATCATTTTATTGGTTTTATTTTCTTGGTTTTAGCCGTTTATTTTATTTTTAAAAAATAAAATAACATTTTGCTGGTTCTAAAAGTTTTACTTCTTTGTTTATGACTTTATGAGTTCTATGTATTTGCGCATTAGTACTTTTTATACTTTCTTCATGAGATTTTATTTTGTTCGAAGTAACATCTAAAAAACTAAAATTATTAATCTCAAGCTTTATTAATTATATTTTTTGTTTAAGTCTTTATTATCAAAAATCAACTAAATTTGTAAAAATTTTCTAATGAGAGTAAGTTTTAAAAATAAAACGATATTGATTACCGGAGCGGGTTCGGGAATCGGAGAAGCAATTGCCTATCAATTTGCCGAAAAGGGTGCTAATGTTATTTTAACCGGCTTAGATTTGGAAAATCTTGATAAAGTTAAGGTTAATTGCGAAAAGTTTAATATAAAAGCATTTTCTTATGAATGTGATCTTTCCGATTATAATTCCATCGACAATTTAGTAAGTTATATTGAGGAAAATAATTTACTTATTGATGTTTTTATCTTAAACGCCGGAATATCTCAACGTGCAAAAGCTCTGGAAACTGATTTTGCCGTTGACAGGAAACTCATGGATATTAATTATTTCGGATCCGTTTATTTGATAAAGAAATTTAAGGATCATTTAAAATCAGGAAGACATATTAACATTGCCGTCAACACATCTATTTCCGGATTATTCGGGTTTCCGTTGCGTTCGGCATACTGCGGCTCAAAACATGCCCTGTTCGGTTTCTTCGAATCATTAGATCTTGAAAACGATAATATTAATGTAACTTTTATTATTCCCGGTAGAATCAATACACAAATCAGTAAAAGTGCAATGCTCGGCAGCGGCGAAAAATATGATAAAATGGATCACGGACAGTCCAGCGGAATGGATGTAAATACATGTGCAAAAATTGCCGTTAAAGCTATTTCAAAGCAAAAACACAGAAAATTAATCGGAAGAAAAGAATTATTAATGGTTTATATTCATAAATATATTCCCGCATTATATTATAAATTAGCGAAAAAGATTTCATCAACATAAAAGAAAATAATCGACATGAAAGAAAAAATTATTTGTGGCATCCAACAAGTTGGAATCGGAGTAAATGATGTCATTGAAGCATGGAAATGGTATATTGATATTTTTGGTTTTGATATTAAAATTTTTGACGATACAGGTGTTGCCGAAAAAATGTTGCCTTACACAGGAGGCAAACCTCAGGAACGAAGAGCTGTTTTAGCTTATAATCTACGTGGTGGTGGCGGTTTTGAAATCTGGCAACCGAAAGGCAGAGAGTTAAATTATTTGAAAGAAGAAATTCGTTTAGGTGATTTGGGAATTATCGCATGCAAAATCAAATGCCCTGATGTTAAACTTGCTTTCGAAACATTTAAAAATAAAAATGTTGATGTAATTAATAAACCGGATTTATCTCCATCGGGCATAATGCATTTCTTCGTAAAAGATCCTTACGGCAATCTTTTTGAAATTGAGGAAGATCATTATGTTTTTTCTGATGAAAAGAAAATCACGGGCGGAGTTAACGGTGTAATCATCGGAGTTTCTAATATGGAAGATTCTATAGAGTTTTATTCTAAATTACTTGATTACGATACTGTTGTTTATGACAATACAGGTATTTTTGATGATTTGCAAGGTGTTCCGGGCGCAACTGATAAGTTGCACAGAGTAATGCTGAAACGCTCTAAACCTATGTATGGACCGCTTGCCGAAATTATGGGAACTTCTCATATTGAATTGGTTCAAAACATGGATTCTAAGGTTAAGAAAATATATGAAGGCAGGCTTTGGGGCGATCCGGGCTTTATTCATCTTTGTTTTGATGTAAGAAATATGGAAAGTCTTCATAAAGAAGTTAAGGAATTAGGAAAAGATTTCGTTTGTGACGGAGGAGAGGATTTCGATATGGGTGATGCAAATGGACATTTCACTTATGTAGAAGATCCTGACGGAACTCTTATAGAGTTTGTTGAAACTTTTAAAATCCCTATTTCAAAAAAACTTGGTATTTCTTTGAATCTTAGAAATAGAGATGATAAAAAATTTATGCCAAAATATATGTTGAAGGCTTTGCGCTTTGCAAGGGTAAAACTATAAAATTAACTATTGAGCCTTAATCATAAAAACAACTGCATGTTCGCAAGGTTTTTTATTGATAATATTTTGAGGAATATCTATTTTATACCCCGTCTGAGATTTTGAAAGCTTTGCTTTAACTTTACTTCCTAAAATTTCAATATTGCCGGCCTTTAATTGCTCATCGCAATTAAATATAATGGAATTAGAAAGCGGTTCACCTTCACCAAGCATGCAAAAAACATACACTTTTCCGTCTTTCTTCGTAAATCTCAAATTATCTTGTTGATAAGGATAAACGGGACGAGTGCAATAAATTGCATCACCATTAATATTCATCCACATACCAATTTCCTTCATCCTTTCGATAGCTGTCGGTGGAAGCTCTCCATAAGGATCTGGACCGACATTCAATAAGTAATTTCCTCCTTTAGAAACAACATCTACAAGAATATGTATCAATTTGTTTGTGGATTTATATTCATCAGTATCAACATAAGACCAGGAATGTCCCATAGACATGCAGGTTTCCCACGGATAAGGAAGAATGGAATCCGGAACCAATTGTTCCGGGGTTTGGTAATTTTCATACTTACCATGTACAGTTCTATCAACTATTAACAAATCCGGATTATTTTCGCGTGCCATTTTAGCAATTTTGGGCATATCAATATCTTGTATCCATTGTTTACAACCAAGCCATTGACGATATTCGTCGTTAAGGCTCCATTCCGGACGAATCCATCCGCCATCTAACCAGAGAATATCAATATCGCCGTAATTTGTTGTTAATTCTTTTATCTGATTATAGGTAAAATCACAAAACTTCTGCCAGCGAAGAGGATACACCATCGGATTATAATTGACGCTTCTATCGGGTGTTGCCCATTCAGGTGCCCAATAATCCGAATGATGCCAATCGGGTTTTGAAAAATACAATCCCGTCCAAAATCCTTTTTCACGGAAAGCATTAACAATAGCTTCTGTTACATCGGCTTTTTCATTAGTATGAAACGGACAAGAAGAATCGGCAATTGTATAATTTGTTTCCTTCGAATCAAACATACAAAAACCATCGTGATGCTTAGTTGTAAATACAACATACTTCATTCCGGCTTCTTGAGCTAATTCTGCCCAATATTCGGGATTAAATCTGGTAGGGTTAAAAGTTTTGTTTAACGCTTGATATTTTGTTTTATACTCACAATACGGCATTCCTTTTCTGTGATCTATCCATTCCTCATTACAAATCGACCATGATTCCACAGTACTCCATTGAGCATACATTCCCCAATGCATCATAAATCCGAACTTCAGATCTTGCCATTGTTCAAGTTTATTAAGAATTATTGAATCTGTTTCAAAATCTCTTTCTGTTTGTGCATTGAGATTATAAACAAATGTAAATATTAGACAAAGAGAGAAAATAGTTTTATTCATAAGTAAATTATTTTAGAATTGCATCTAATTTTATTCTAATATCGTTATATAACATTGTCGTTGTAGATTGACTTTATGTTTTTTTAATAAACTTGCCGTATTAATGAGCTTACAAAGATACTGTTTTTTGTATATTTTATTTATCTTTGCGTGAATTTTATCCCCCCAAACATGTTGGGTAAATTTCTATTACAATTTTAATTTATAATAAAAAAAGCTATGAAAAACTATTTACTAATCTTTCTATATTTAACAATTCCTTCATTTCTGTTTTCTCAAGCTTTAAGCGGAGTTTATTCTATAGGATCGGATAACAGTGATTATACAAATTTGAGTAATGCTTTTGTTGCTTTAGAAACTTTTGGTGTAGAAGGTGAAACAATATTGGAGTTAACAGATTCCTATGATATGAACAGCGAAATAACTTCTTTAAGCCTGGGCAACATTCCTGGAAGCAGTGAAACAAATAAAGTTATTTTAACTGTATCAGATGAAGTAAACAAGATTATATTATCTTATAATGCGGCATACATCTTCTCATTTTATAACACAGAATATTTTGAAATTCAGGGAAAAGATAAATTAACCATTCAAACTCAAGGAAATTTTGCAGATAATGCGGCTGTAGCAATTTTTAATAATCCCAACAACGGAAATTCAATAATTACTATTGACGGATGTATTATTACAGGAAGTGGAAATAGTAATGTAAATGATTTCGGTATTTACTTTTTTTCTTATGATAGTGACGTAACTAAAAAATATGATATTAATATTTCAAACAATACAATATATAAAGTTAATCAGGCAATTTGCGCAAAAGGTCCGTCGAATTCCTCTCCTTCTATTGCAAGTGTTAAAATCAAAAATAATACAATCGGTAATACAGGTATAAATTACAATATTAATCAATTCGGAATTTATTTACAAAATCAAAACGAAGTAATTGTTTCGGAAAATAAAATTTTTAGTGTATTCTCCAACGATAATACAGCCGCAGGAATAAAACTTGAGAATTGTTCTTATGCTACAATTAATAACAATTCGATTCTTGATATTGTTTCCTATGATCAGGTTAATGGTAAGGCTTACGGTATTCTTATTAATTCAAACGAAATAACTACCACTGAGACATGGTGTTACAACAATATGATTTCACATATTGCAGCTAAGGAAGTACAAGGCGTAGGATTATATCTTGCGGATTTAATTAATAACCGCATACATCTTTACTATAATTCAATCTATCTTACAGTAGATAATTCACAAGACTATTTTGGTGAAATTCCAAGTACGTGTTTTGGTTTTAATAGTAATATCGGTACCATTTTGATTAAAAATAATGTTTTTCAAAATGATTTCGGCGACAACACAATGAGCGCGGAAGAAAGATTCGGAACCGCCATTTCCTTTATGAGTAATCATAATCCGTTCTCGGCGATAACTAATAACATATATTATACAGATAACATTACTCATGGGTTTACAGCTAAAAATAGCGATCGCTATTTTACTTTTGACGAGTGGAATCTTTTTAATGATAATGACGAAACTTCGCTGAATAGTAATCCTGGCTTCATTTCAACTTTTCTTTTAAAAATTAGTGAGGCAAATTCTGCCGGAACATTTATTTCTCAAGTTAAAAGAGATTATTTTGGTAATCCGCGCAGCTATACTACTCCTGATATTGGCGCTCACGAAGCGAAAGACAATTCCGGAATAAACGATTTAAGTACAACAAAATTTGATACTTATTATTCTCAGAATACTATTTTTATTAATTCTGAAAACGAATTAAACGGAAATGTATCTTTAATTTCTATTGATGGAAAAATTTTATATAAGAAATCTGTTTCGGGAAAAAATATTGTGATTAATTTAGAAAGAACATATAATCCGGGCGTTTATATTATTTCATACTCAGGAATTAAGGGCAACACTTCTTCAAAGATTTTGATACACTAATATTTTATATCGAAAATCACTCTTCACATTTTAATTTCCGATTCGGAATATTGCTAAAATCTTATTTTTAACCAACTCAACATTACTAGAAGTTGTCAAAAATTGATATATGCAATCATTTAGCTAACAATTGTACTTTGCCTTTCCGAACAACACAATATTACTCTCTTAGAAGCAATTTTATTTCATTTTTTATTCAATAAAAACTTACATTTTAATATTGGTTAATGTAATTTATATGCCTGAAAAATAACAAACTATATGTCATGTTTGATATTTGATTGAATTTCAGGCCCTTTATTAAAATTAAAAATGCAAAAAGAGAAACAAATACTTTTCAATTTCTCGTATAAACATTATAATTTTGAACCAAATTTAAATTAATTCACTTTGAATAAGTTAATCAAATTAAAATTCATACAAATATAATTTTCAAACGTATGAAATAAAGTTATTAATATTCATAAATATGATAGCAAACGACAACATCATTTCATTAGAGATATACGACAATGATAAATTGGAAGAATATTTATATATAAATACATTTCCTTCTATTGAGAGATACATCTTGTCAAATAATGGAACACGGGAAGATGCCCAAGATATCTTTCATGATTCATTAATTATTCTTATAAGGAAACTTTCGGAAAACAATCAGATTCTCTGTAAATTATCAACATATTTATATGCAATAGCAAAAAATTTATGGCTACAAAAGCTTTCATATAACAGAAGAACTTCACAAATAAATAGTAATTTCGTTTGCGAACATATTCCCGAATACGAGAAATGCATAGATGATTTTGAAAAGGAAAAAATTCAAGAATTGTATGAACTGCTTATATTAAAATGTAAGCTTAATTTCGGTAGTGATTTTATGCAGATAATATCTTCTAAAGATAAAGAGACACGAAAACTCAGATGGCAATATAAACAAAAACTCGCAAAGGTTATACAATCTTATCCCGAATTTAAAATTCTAAAACAATATGTTGATTGGATAAAACGGCTTGATTAAACAATTCTTTATCATTAATAATTCCTATATTTGCATTTGAATTTACTGCATTAAATGACAAAAGAATTTTTTTATAAACAAGCTGATATTTTTTCGGAAATATTACAATCTATTAATTTCGATTCATTACCTATAAGTGATTATAATAAGAAGTATATCAAACACATGAAAACTTCCTTTAAATATTACTGTAAAATATTTGCAGATTGTTTATATCTAATTTCAAATGAGGCGCAAGATAAAAATATTACTCTTATTGATTATGGTGGCGGTGCCGGATTTTTAAGCGTTCTTGCAAAAAAATGCGGATTTAAGAATGTTATTTATGTTGATAGAAATCCGCTTTCTGTTGAAACGGCAATATATCTCAAGAACAATTGTTTCAATTGCGGTGCGGATATTTTTATTGAAGGAGATACAAAAGATTTGATTGATTATGTAAAAAATAAAAATATCTGTCCGGATTCGCTTATTGCAACTGACCTGATAGAACACATTTATAATCTTGATATTTTCTTTTCTGATTTGAAAAAGATTAATCCTAAAATGAACATGACTTTCACTACAGGGTCCACACCTTTCAATCCGATAAAAAAGCATAAACTGCATAAAATAATGGATGATTGTGAAACAGGGTCCGCTGAAATACCAAATTATTATACATTAAGATTTGATTATATCGAAGCTAAATATCCAAATTTCACTAAGGAAGATAAAAACAAGTGGGCAGAAGCTACACGCGGACTAACTTTCGATGATATCGATAAAACAATTCAAAATAATATCCTTCCGAAACCCGCCGATAAACATAATACCTGTGATCCTCGAAACGGCAACTGGGAAGAAAGAATCCTTACAACTAAGGAATATAAAAAAGTATTGGAACCATTAAACTATAAGATGTCTTTATATAAAGGTTATTATAACTCTTTATATGCTAATTCATTAAAATCTATTACTGCAAAACTTGCAAACCTCTCTATCAAAATCCTGGGCAAAGTAGGATTTTATATTTCTCCTATGATAATACTTTATATTGAACCTAAATAATAATTAAATTTTTGCTATGGTAATTTTTCAAATAATAATATTTCTTTCATTCATATTAGGTAGCGGCATATATATTTCAGTACGCTTATGGCAAATCGCGCCTTTCGGCCAACTTGGTAAAATAATTTTTATTGCATTAATAATATTCCTGTTTTTAGCATTTATTCTCAGCTTTATTATAGGCAATGTATTACCTGTAAGTATTACAAAAATCTTATATAGAGTTGGTTCGGCATGGTTTTTTATTTGTGTTTATTTATTGATAATCTTTCTTTTAATCGACATTATAAGATTAACTCACTTGGTTAATATTGACCAATATATTTTTAATAACAAGTACTTCTTTATGTCGTTGTGTTTATTCCTAACTGTTTTAATGAGTTCCGGATATATTAAATATCAAAATAAAACCCGGGAAGAGATCAACATAAATTTTTCACAAAGTAATCTAAACAAGAATCTAAAATTAGTTACTATCAGTGATTTACATTTAGGATATGGTATAGGAAATAAGGAATTAAACCGATGGATAAAGTTAATTAATAAAGAAAATGCAGATATAGTATTAATTGTCGGAGATATGATAGATAATAGCATCAAACCTGTTTTGAGGGAAAATATGGCGGAAAACTTGAAGAAGATTAAAAGCAAATTCGGAGTTTACTCGGTTCTCGGCAATCACGAATATATTTCCGGAATTGATGCTTGTATCAATTTTATTAAGAGTGCCGATATTACTCTTTTAAGAGATTCTTCTGTGATGATTAACGATTTATATATAATCGGCAGAGATGATCAAACAAATAAATCACGGAAAACATTAAATGAACTTATTGACGGTTTGGATACAACAAAACCGATT of the Bacteroidales bacterium genome contains:
- a CDS encoding metallophosphoesterase gives rise to the protein MVIFQIIIFLSFILGSGIYISVRLWQIAPFGQLGKIIFIALIIFLFLAFILSFIIGNVLPVSITKILYRVGSAWFFICVYLLIIFLLIDIIRLTHLVNIDQYIFNNKYFFMSLCLFLTVLMSSGYIKYQNKTREEININFSQSNLNKNLKLVTISDLHLGYGIGNKELNRWIKLINKENADIVLIVGDMIDNSIKPVLRENMAENLKKIKSKFGVYSVLGNHEYISGIDACINFIKSADITLLRDSSVMINDLYIIGRDDQTNKSRKTLNELIDGLDTTKPIILLDHQPTDLNDAMNKNVDLQISGHTHRGQIWPISWVTDKIFEVSHGYYQKNNTHYYISSGIGIWGGKFRIGSQSEYIVINFKY